The following are from one region of the Alkalimarinus sediminis genome:
- a CDS encoding LPP20 family lipoprotein, translating to MKYFLKLTLMMLMVSFLSSCAGTSDNESEESSAHDALPPILIRVSGYGTYEHEKDRLSERKRLMAMRASRLDAYRALAERVYGTVIFGSSTVSDFVLQDDNYRTMVDSVIRGAKVVTVTEHKGGTFETVVELMLESRFRECLSHVNHFRYNEDCRLPLPHGNDSSGDISVSSKSNDSLYYLK from the coding sequence ATGAAATATTTTTTGAAGCTAACCTTGATGATGTTAATGGTGAGTTTTCTGTCATCTTGCGCGGGTACATCTGACAATGAGTCAGAAGAAAGTAGTGCTCATGATGCGCTACCGCCTATTTTAATTCGGGTATCAGGTTACGGTACTTATGAACATGAGAAAGACCGCTTGTCAGAACGAAAGCGTTTAATGGCGATGAGAGCATCACGGCTCGATGCATACAGAGCATTAGCTGAGCGAGTTTACGGTACTGTGATATTCGGCTCTTCTACCGTAAGTGATTTTGTTTTACAGGATGATAATTATCGTACGATGGTTGATAGTGTGATTCGTGGGGCTAAGGTCGTTACGGTAACTGAGCATAAGGGAGGCACATTTGAAACAGTTGTGGAGCTTATGTTGGAGTCTCGCTTTCGGGAATGCTTATCTCATGTGAATCATTTCCGCTACAACGAAGATTGTAGGTTGCCACTGCCTCATGGCAATGACTCCAGTGGTGATATCAGTGTATCCAGTAAGTCCAATGATAGCCTCTATTATTTAAAGTAG
- a CDS encoding ATP-binding protein codes for MTKQSKPPTLNKLLPTSIRGRLLAASLLLLPLFCGLLGLSLDRAFSNSLRTGEQAQLTLHTYALLAAAEFEEQQLWLPEQLTEVRLNQPSSGLFAAVYPTGKTLPLWYSESAVGQPALTTWNSRGEQYGKPIFGELEQDGSTYFYLQYNVYWEDSNGTPHPFQFVMLESDQSIAKQLNTYRHNLWGWLSAIAVVITVLQLLIVRWGLKPIRQVSNDLEKIQTGQKHSLEGQYPRELKQLTNSINTLISNEQEQRTRYKNTLTDLAHSLKTPLTIMQGSLQTPKEEDKQALEQQICRMDQIISHQLKRTVNPPSNPFAAAVSVKESCDSVVAALKKVYRDKKVSVSITMPQHLTFRGDKGDLLEILGNLIDNAFKYGGDTIRITGATQSSQKLVITVEDNGPGVNSEHYAQLLKRGERADTSKPGQGIGLSVVADIVSGYRGGIELTRAPLGGLSVTVQL; via the coding sequence ATGACTAAGCAATCCAAGCCCCCTACTCTAAATAAACTACTGCCCACATCCATACGAGGCCGATTACTTGCTGCTAGCTTATTATTGCTACCACTATTTTGTGGTCTGTTAGGCCTCTCACTTGATCGAGCATTTTCAAACAGTTTACGCACCGGCGAACAAGCTCAGCTAACGCTGCACACCTATGCGTTATTGGCAGCAGCTGAATTTGAAGAGCAGCAGTTATGGCTTCCTGAACAGTTGACGGAAGTTCGACTCAACCAACCATCTTCGGGCTTGTTTGCAGCTGTCTACCCGACTGGCAAAACTCTCCCTTTATGGTATTCAGAGAGTGCTGTTGGTCAGCCAGCATTAACAACATGGAATTCACGTGGAGAGCAATATGGCAAGCCCATTTTTGGAGAGCTAGAGCAAGACGGCAGCACATATTTCTATCTTCAATACAACGTGTATTGGGAGGACTCCAATGGCACCCCACACCCTTTTCAATTTGTGATGTTAGAAAGCGACCAGAGTATCGCAAAACAACTAAACACCTATCGTCACAACCTGTGGGGCTGGCTCTCGGCTATTGCCGTTGTAATAACAGTTTTGCAACTACTGATTGTGCGCTGGGGACTGAAACCGATTAGGCAGGTATCGAACGATCTTGAGAAGATCCAGACTGGGCAAAAGCACTCCCTTGAAGGTCAGTACCCTCGCGAGCTTAAACAGCTCACCAATAGCATCAACACCTTAATCAGCAATGAGCAAGAGCAACGTACTCGCTACAAGAATACCCTAACTGATTTGGCCCATAGCCTGAAAACACCGCTAACCATTATGCAAGGAAGCCTTCAAACCCCTAAAGAAGAAGATAAACAGGCGTTAGAGCAGCAAATTTGCCGCATGGACCAGATCATCAGCCATCAACTTAAACGGACAGTCAATCCACCGAGCAACCCTTTTGCCGCTGCCGTGTCAGTAAAAGAGAGTTGCGATAGTGTGGTCGCGGCATTAAAAAAAGTCTATCGAGACAAGAAGGTTAGCGTTTCAATAACAATGCCTCAACATCTTACATTTCGAGGAGATAAAGGCGACCTGCTAGAAATATTGGGTAACCTGATAGATAACGCGTTCAAATATGGCGGAGACACCATTCGGATTACAGGTGCAACTCAGTCGTCACAGAAACTAGTCATAACGGTTGAAGACAATGGTCCAGGCGTCAATAGCGAACATTACGCTCAGCTACTTAAACGAGGCGAGCGCGCCGACACTTCAAAACCAGGCCAAGGGATAGGGTTATCTGTTGTGGCTGATATCGTCAGTGGTTATCGCGGAGGTATAGAATTAACGCGCGCCCCATTGGGTGGACTGTCCGTTACCGTTCAACTATGA
- a CDS encoding glycine zipper 2TM domain-containing protein: protein MKKLILPTVIIAIAASPLATAKGGKHSNAKWAKVTDVEPITRTIERSIPREECWTERVRYEEPIEESRSYTGTILGGIIGGALGNAVGHKKKNKQIGTAVGAVLGASVGNDLSNRGYSGSRSKVSYRNERRCETHNETTYEEEVIGYHVWYRYHGDEYKTRMNRRPGDKIKVRVSVEPY, encoded by the coding sequence ATGAAAAAACTGATATTACCTACCGTTATAATTGCAATAGCCGCTTCGCCTTTGGCAACTGCGAAAGGCGGAAAACACAGTAACGCAAAATGGGCAAAAGTAACGGATGTGGAACCTATTACAAGAACCATAGAACGCAGCATCCCCAGAGAGGAGTGTTGGACTGAGAGAGTACGCTACGAAGAACCCATTGAGGAGAGTCGCTCCTATACAGGCACTATACTCGGGGGCATTATCGGAGGAGCGCTTGGTAATGCAGTGGGGCACAAAAAGAAAAACAAGCAAATTGGTACCGCCGTTGGCGCAGTATTGGGAGCATCGGTAGGTAACGATCTTTCAAACAGAGGATACTCCGGTTCACGTTCAAAAGTTAGCTACCGCAATGAACGCCGCTGTGAGACCCATAATGAAACAACTTATGAAGAAGAAGTGATTGGGTATCATGTATGGTATCGTTATCATGGCGATGAGTATAAAACACGGATGAACCGCCGCCCAGGTGATAAAATAAAAGTTCGCGTTAGTGTTGAGCCATATTAA
- a CDS encoding PepSY domain-containing protein → MRLPDNRTIPPINTRKSILTIRLSILAICLISLLGTGKAMAIGLQVNSSTNISSDRVTVSNDRATVTSDRATISREQAITIAKQGQASKVLKVKMQQRSSGSVYHVKLLTNEGRVKQVTVNAMSGQIEHKQ, encoded by the coding sequence TTGCGTTTGCCAGATAATAGAACGATACCCCCTATAAACACCAGAAAGTCGATCTTGACTATCAGGCTCTCGATATTGGCGATCTGTTTAATATCGTTACTGGGTACAGGCAAAGCAATGGCCATCGGCTTGCAAGTTAACTCAAGCACCAATATATCAAGTGATCGTGTGACGGTATCAAATGATCGTGCTACGGTAACTAGTGATCGTGCTACGATAAGTCGCGAACAAGCCATCACCATTGCCAAACAGGGTCAAGCAAGCAAAGTATTGAAAGTAAAGATGCAACAACGGTCATCAGGCAGTGTTTACCACGTTAAGTTACTCACAAACGAAGGGCGCGTTAAACAAGTGACGGTAAACGCAATGAGCGGTCAAATCGAGCATAAGCAGTAG
- the sufT gene encoding putative Fe-S cluster assembly protein SufT, which produces MEREVVLTKRDCEARLVPAGTEIMIPKDTFVTITQALGGTFSVAVNGNLARIEGKDADALGKEIKFENFETPADGTVNENQVWEALRQCYDPEIPVNVVDLGLIYNCKVENNTDKGNVINIDMTLTSAGCGMGPVIVDDVKSKVEQVPNVDHVIVDLVFDPPWNNDMLTDEAKLELGML; this is translated from the coding sequence ATGGAAAGAGAGGTTGTATTAACCAAACGTGATTGTGAAGCTCGATTAGTACCTGCAGGTACCGAGATCATGATTCCAAAAGATACATTTGTCACCATCACTCAGGCTTTAGGAGGCACATTTAGTGTCGCCGTAAACGGCAACTTGGCTCGTATAGAAGGCAAAGATGCCGATGCGTTAGGTAAAGAGATCAAGTTCGAAAATTTTGAGACCCCTGCTGACGGTACGGTTAATGAAAACCAGGTATGGGAAGCGCTAAGACAGTGCTATGACCCTGAAATTCCGGTTAATGTGGTTGATCTGGGCCTTATCTACAACTGTAAAGTCGAAAACAATACCGACAAAGGTAATGTTATCAATATTGATATGACCCTCACCTCCGCTGGATGCGGCATGGGGCCCGTCATTGTTGATGATGTAAAATCAAAAGTTGAGCAAGTGCCTAATGTTGATCATGTCATCGTGGATTTGGTTTTTGATCCGCCTTGGAATAATGATATGTTAACGGACGAAGCAAAACTTGAGTTGGGGATGCTTTAA
- a CDS encoding GrxA family glutaredoxin, giving the protein MKRVTIFGKPGCGFCQRAKQLCEIKEFDYRYIDIFEEGISQADLEKTVGKKVETVPQIFIGQEYIGGFTEFDKHVAELSLS; this is encoded by the coding sequence ATGAAAAGAGTGACTATTTTTGGTAAGCCTGGTTGTGGTTTTTGTCAGCGAGCCAAACAGCTTTGTGAGATTAAAGAGTTTGACTATCGTTACATTGATATCTTTGAAGAGGGTATCAGCCAAGCCGATCTGGAAAAAACAGTTGGCAAAAAGGTAGAAACAGTACCGCAAATCTTTATCGGCCAAGAGTATATTGGTGGTTTTACTGAGTTTGATAAGCATGTCGCTGAACTCTCGCTCTCTTAA
- a CDS encoding conjugal transfer protein TraF, translated as MKQKLLALSVGLVIAQSQSVFAAPNAFQDARSFAMGGTGVASSSPASASFHNPALLAIKHEEKHDGFGLILPSVNVKYADDEEVVDQIDDIQSEIDRFNAAVNSNNQAAVQASATRLSSQFSKLDNDTARVDAGLGAALVIPNEKFAVSVFLDGSVKGTVRGDISDSDIAYLDFVASGAAGVPPELDETNLTSEATAIVGGISEVGISFATAFDMDGSALTVGISPKYVSLTTYEYTANVASFDDENFDADDYETTDNTFNMDLGVAYQFGDEGQWITGFSIRNVIPTDLKTKSGTSMDVDPQATVGVAYTRDMFTLTADLDLTENKAFGFEDDNQFISVGGEFDLFDTAQFRLGVRHNFGSSNGSEGIEEESQLTAGLGLSPFGVHIELSGLVSSTEYGAAAELGFTF; from the coding sequence ATGAAACAGAAACTACTCGCACTCTCAGTTGGCCTCGTTATTGCCCAAAGCCAATCAGTATTCGCGGCACCTAACGCCTTCCAGGATGCACGGTCATTTGCCATGGGCGGTACAGGTGTCGCCTCTTCAAGCCCTGCCAGCGCCAGCTTCCACAACCCAGCATTATTAGCAATTAAACATGAAGAGAAACATGATGGGTTTGGTTTAATTCTTCCCTCTGTTAATGTGAAATATGCCGATGACGAAGAGGTCGTTGACCAAATAGATGATATTCAGAGTGAAATAGACAGATTTAACGCCGCGGTAAACAGTAATAATCAGGCTGCCGTTCAAGCCTCTGCTACCAGATTGAGTAGTCAATTTTCAAAACTGGATAACGATACCGCGAGAGTTGATGCGGGGTTAGGTGCGGCGTTAGTGATTCCAAACGAAAAATTTGCTGTAAGTGTTTTTCTTGACGGCTCCGTAAAAGGTACCGTTAGAGGGGATATTAGTGATAGTGATATCGCATACTTAGACTTCGTAGCCTCTGGTGCTGCAGGTGTCCCACCAGAACTAGATGAAACAAACTTAACCTCTGAGGCTACTGCAATTGTAGGCGGTATCAGTGAAGTAGGCATCAGTTTTGCCACCGCATTTGATATGGATGGCAGTGCACTCACCGTAGGTATATCACCTAAATATGTCTCACTTACCACTTATGAATATACGGCAAATGTAGCCTCATTTGATGATGAAAATTTTGATGCAGATGACTACGAGACCACTGACAATACCTTCAATATGGACCTTGGCGTGGCCTATCAATTCGGTGATGAAGGTCAGTGGATTACTGGTTTTAGTATTAGAAACGTCATTCCAACAGACCTGAAAACCAAATCAGGCACCAGCATGGATGTTGACCCACAGGCGACAGTCGGTGTTGCCTACACCCGTGATATGTTCACGTTGACAGCTGATTTGGACCTAACCGAAAATAAAGCATTCGGTTTTGAGGATGACAATCAGTTTATTTCTGTCGGTGGTGAATTTGACCTATTCGACACCGCTCAATTCAGATTAGGTGTGCGTCATAACTTTGGTAGCAGCAATGGTAGCGAAGGCATCGAGGAAGAGAGTCAGTTAACAGCAGGTCTTGGTCTATCACCATTTGGTGTACACATCGAGCTATCGGGCCTAGTGAGCAGCACTGAGTACGGCGCTGCAGCAGAGCTTGGCTTTACCTTCTAA
- a CDS encoding 6-phosphofructokinase yields MSIKNAFYAQSGGVTAVINASACGVIETARANSDKIGTVYAGHNGIIGALREELIDTSLESKEDIAALRHTPSGAFGSCRYKLKNFEENKREYERLIEVFQAHNIGYFFYNGGGDSQDTAYKVSQLSEKMGYPITCIGVPKTVDNDLPFTDNCPGFGSVAKYVAISTQEAAMDIQSMCESSTKVFILEVMGRHAGWIAAAGGLAGKDASEAPHIILFPEVAFDREKFLARVDDSVKKYGYCVVVASEGAQYEDGRFVADAGQKDAFGHTQLGGVAPALANMVKQALGYKYHWAVADYLQRAARHIASATDVDQAYAMGKAAVEFALEGRNAVMPIIVREPGEHYKWTIGEAPLSQVANQEKKMPIHYITDDGFGITEECRRYLEPLIRGEDYPPYEHNGLPKYVKLKNTLAEKKLSTSFDI; encoded by the coding sequence ATGTCGATTAAAAACGCTTTTTATGCACAGTCTGGTGGTGTAACAGCCGTTATCAACGCATCAGCTTGCGGTGTAATTGAAACAGCACGAGCCAATAGCGATAAAATTGGCACCGTTTACGCAGGTCACAATGGAATTATCGGTGCTCTTAGAGAAGAGTTAATCGACACCAGCCTCGAAAGCAAAGAAGATATTGCAGCTCTTCGACATACTCCAAGTGGCGCATTTGGCTCTTGCCGCTACAAACTCAAAAACTTCGAAGAGAACAAGCGTGAGTACGAGCGACTAATCGAAGTATTCCAGGCTCATAACATCGGCTATTTCTTTTATAACGGAGGCGGTGACTCGCAGGATACCGCTTATAAAGTTTCTCAATTAAGCGAAAAAATGGGTTACCCGATCACCTGTATCGGCGTGCCAAAAACCGTTGATAACGACCTACCGTTTACCGACAACTGCCCAGGTTTTGGTTCTGTTGCAAAGTATGTTGCCATCTCAACACAAGAAGCCGCAATGGATATCCAGTCGATGTGCGAATCTTCTACCAAAGTCTTTATTCTTGAAGTCATGGGTCGACACGCTGGATGGATTGCAGCTGCTGGTGGTCTAGCCGGTAAAGATGCCTCTGAAGCACCTCATATCATCTTGTTTCCAGAAGTGGCATTTGACCGTGAGAAGTTCTTGGCACGCGTTGACGACAGCGTTAAAAAGTACGGCTACTGTGTAGTTGTAGCCTCTGAAGGGGCGCAGTACGAAGACGGTCGCTTTGTTGCGGATGCAGGGCAAAAAGATGCGTTCGGACACACGCAATTGGGTGGTGTAGCACCTGCCTTAGCCAATATGGTTAAGCAAGCTCTCGGTTATAAATATCACTGGGCAGTTGCTGACTACCTTCAGCGCGCTGCCCGTCATATTGCCTCAGCAACTGATGTAGACCAGGCCTACGCAATGGGTAAAGCAGCCGTTGAATTCGCACTAGAAGGCCGCAATGCTGTAATGCCAATTATTGTTCGTGAGCCAGGTGAACACTATAAGTGGACGATTGGTGAAGCACCTCTTAGCCAAGTGGCTAACCAAGAGAAGAAAATGCCTATTCACTACATCACCGATGACGGTTTTGGCATCACTGAAGAGTGCCGTCGATATTTAGAGCCTCTGATTCGTGGTGAAGACTACCCTCCTTATGAGCACAACGGTCTACCTAAATACGTTAAACTGAAAAATACACTGGCCGAGAAGAAACTCAGTACCAGTTTTGATATCTAA
- a CDS encoding globin domain-containing protein produces MNDEDIALIQTSWNRLMGREELMINSFYRLLFELHPEFESMFTHGWEVQRLKFITMLNLIVNGLDHLSALEEPLLELGRKHKHLNIDLEDYEQVNKILVRAIDEGSGKPLSDAEKTAWMNGLTLVSQIMDKESGDHS; encoded by the coding sequence ATGAATGATGAAGATATCGCGCTCATTCAAACTAGTTGGAATCGATTAATGGGCCGAGAAGAGCTCATGATCAATAGCTTTTATCGTTTGCTGTTTGAGTTGCATCCTGAGTTTGAATCGATGTTTACTCATGGGTGGGAAGTTCAGCGGTTGAAATTTATCACGATGCTGAATCTTATCGTTAATGGGTTGGACCACTTATCTGCCCTCGAAGAGCCTTTACTAGAGCTCGGAAGAAAGCACAAACACCTCAATATTGATCTGGAAGATTATGAGCAGGTGAACAAAATACTGGTTAGAGCAATTGACGAAGGGTCTGGCAAACCTCTGTCGGATGCAGAAAAAACAGCATGGATGAATGGCCTAACCCTAGTGTCTCAGATTATGGATAAAGAGAGCGGTGATCATAGTTGA
- a CDS encoding SufE family protein, with protein sequence MTIDKRAQFTQNDFGGSINTDEILDTFEFLDDWEERYAYIIDLGKKLPAFPESEKVEDNYVHGCQSQVWLIHYLDEKSGKLYLLIESDALIVRGLAAVVLAAMNAKTPTELLTVDIEGLFEKMDLIRHVSPTRGNGLRSMVKKVQRIAEQMV encoded by the coding sequence ATGACTATCGATAAACGCGCTCAATTTACCCAGAATGATTTTGGTGGTTCAATCAATACTGATGAAATACTGGATACCTTTGAGTTTTTGGATGACTGGGAAGAGCGTTACGCCTACATTATCGATTTAGGCAAAAAGCTTCCTGCATTTCCGGAAAGCGAGAAAGTTGAAGATAATTATGTTCATGGCTGCCAAAGCCAGGTTTGGCTTATTCATTATCTTGATGAAAAAAGCGGCAAGTTATACCTTTTGATCGAAAGTGATGCGTTGATCGTCAGAGGTTTGGCTGCCGTTGTTTTAGCCGCTATGAATGCTAAAACACCCACCGAACTACTCACCGTTGATATCGAAGGACTATTTGAGAAAATGGATCTTATCAGGCACGTTAGCCCTACCCGGGGAAATGGCTTGCGCTCTATGGTAAAGAAAGTTCAGCGTATTGCTGAGCAGATGGTATAG
- a CDS encoding response regulator transcription factor produces MRILVVEDDHQLRAQLVAALKEHQYVVDSAEDGEEAVFLGQENHFDLTIVDLGLPKMNGIEVITQWRANNRTFPILILTARDNWQDKVEGLNAGADDYVVKPFHLAELLARVSALLRRSTGHATSRLNFGRLSVELTAKQVKRDEQIIELTAYEYNALEYLILHHGKPISKTELTEHLYAQDFDRDSNVIEVFIGRLRRKLDPDGSLKPISTVRGQGYRFDLIADD; encoded by the coding sequence ATGAGAATACTCGTTGTTGAAGATGATCATCAATTAAGAGCACAGCTGGTTGCAGCCCTGAAAGAGCACCAGTATGTGGTTGATAGCGCAGAAGATGGAGAAGAGGCTGTTTTTTTAGGGCAAGAGAACCACTTTGATTTAACCATTGTTGACCTAGGCCTACCGAAAATGAATGGCATTGAAGTCATCACACAGTGGAGAGCCAATAACCGAACATTCCCTATTCTTATATTAACCGCTCGCGATAACTGGCAAGACAAAGTAGAAGGGTTAAATGCCGGCGCAGATGATTATGTTGTTAAACCATTTCACCTAGCCGAACTACTTGCCAGAGTTAGCGCCCTACTAAGGCGATCTACGGGCCATGCAACCTCACGACTAAATTTTGGCCGCTTGTCAGTTGAGTTAACCGCCAAGCAAGTAAAACGAGACGAGCAGATTATTGAGCTAACGGCCTACGAATACAACGCATTAGAGTATTTAATACTCCACCATGGCAAACCTATCTCCAAAACAGAGTTAACCGAGCACCTATACGCGCAGGACTTTGACCGTGACAGTAACGTAATAGAAGTGTTTATTGGTCGCCTTCGCAGAAAGTTGGACCCCGACGGCAGCTTAAAGCCGATTAGTACTGTTAGGGGGCAGGGTTACCGTTTTGACCTGATAGCTGATGACTAA
- a CDS encoding flagella assembly protein FlgT — protein MTAKSRLPSVLLMVFLCQLSSLVSAEWIQVTGRATVVDGQYELARQQARDDALQQAAMRLGASIEGRQEMSNGALTKDDVTVTTHAKAKSIVIVDESVDGNVLSMVVNADMVKIETQLCPADKANGYKKEVAVLGFSVQKPQQANLGALHDVDRKLSSFLKEQLVELDNLVVHESSQYQLYDELINAPTAETSQRTLTKVVKYAQQMDVQFIVSGIVRDLSVADADAYGTSVWKSTRRFWGLSDRDRHFAVEVFIHDGFSGSVVFQKRYEVTGTWDADPNDQVGFASPAFAKTAYGRSVVELLSDVAQEVNGSVRCQPFMARITRAEGKTIHFSSGASTGIRPGDQLAVYRTYRFYDSDLLAGTELTNAKAALTVSQVHPSFATGTISVDAGRLNIQPDDLLIAW, from the coding sequence ATGACGGCTAAGAGTAGACTTCCTTCCGTATTGTTGATGGTTTTTTTGTGTCAACTCTCATCGTTAGTTAGTGCTGAGTGGATTCAGGTGACAGGTCGCGCAACGGTTGTGGATGGACAATATGAGCTAGCACGTCAGCAAGCGAGAGATGACGCACTGCAGCAAGCCGCTATGAGGTTGGGTGCCAGTATAGAAGGCCGCCAAGAGATGAGTAATGGCGCATTAACCAAAGATGATGTCACCGTTACAACTCATGCGAAGGCGAAAAGTATTGTTATTGTAGATGAGTCGGTTGATGGTAATGTGTTGAGCATGGTGGTTAATGCTGACATGGTCAAAATTGAAACCCAATTGTGCCCTGCCGATAAGGCCAACGGTTATAAAAAAGAGGTCGCGGTGCTGGGGTTTTCGGTGCAAAAGCCTCAACAAGCTAATTTAGGTGCTTTACATGATGTAGACAGGAAACTGTCTAGCTTTTTGAAAGAGCAGTTAGTTGAGTTGGATAATCTTGTGGTTCATGAATCGAGTCAATATCAACTCTACGACGAGCTGATCAACGCGCCCACTGCTGAGACCAGCCAACGAACGCTAACCAAAGTAGTGAAGTATGCTCAGCAGATGGATGTGCAGTTTATTGTCTCAGGTATTGTGAGGGACTTATCAGTTGCAGATGCAGATGCCTATGGAACCTCGGTGTGGAAGTCTACCCGCCGTTTTTGGGGGTTGTCTGACCGCGATCGTCACTTTGCGGTAGAGGTATTTATTCATGATGGGTTCAGTGGTTCAGTGGTGTTTCAGAAACGCTATGAGGTAACCGGCACTTGGGATGCTGACCCTAATGACCAAGTGGGTTTTGCGTCGCCCGCTTTTGCTAAAACTGCTTATGGCCGCTCGGTTGTTGAACTGCTCAGTGACGTAGCACAAGAGGTTAATGGTTCAGTGCGCTGCCAGCCATTCATGGCAAGAATAACGCGAGCAGAAGGCAAAACGATTCATTTTTCATCTGGCGCGAGCACCGGGATTAGACCAGGCGATCAGTTAGCAGTCTACAGAACCTATCGTTTCTATGATTCAGATCTGTTGGCTGGTACTGAGTTGACTAATGCTAAAGCGGCACTGACCGTATCACAAGTGCATCCATCATTTGCAACGGGGACTATTTCGGTTGATGCTGGCAGGCTGAATATTCAGCCAGATGATTTGTTGATTGCTTGGTAG